Below is a window of Littorina saxatilis isolate snail1 linkage group LG2, US_GU_Lsax_2.0, whole genome shotgun sequence DNA.
GTAGACAGCAAAAGtgaataaatagagaatactacatggcttgctgtgtcgtaccagatttacacgagttgttttttcaaatattgaactgcgagcgaaagcgagctgtttactgtttgaaaaagcaacgagtgtaaatctggtacgaaacagcaagccatgtagtattctgtttatcctacatactgtacttacgtgtattttactgaaaatgtcctgcagtcgaggcagctaacttgaagacccttgttttggaaccttgatctcttctaaagcctcatgcaatctattacgtcaaaataaagaaacgtcactctgaaagtgtggcgtgacgtgttagttctaaaaattcatcgagggtaattagcgagcgcaatttttttcttctctataatgacgtttgtctcggtgactttggcatcataagcagtggaaaaacaggtccctgccagacttgcttgacatgacctcatttacatgatatacacacgtgtgatttgaacgattattatctcacgagtgtctctctcacgtatgtaggataaaacacAATAAAACCAAATGTCTTTGCCATGTTCCAGGTGCAGACCCCAAGCTGCGGGACCCAGGACGCAAGCTGTGCGCCGAGGAGTGGGCGCGCTACTGCGGGCGCAAGGACTGCGCCGACGCCATTGCCAAGTTCTCCAACACCAAGCGCTTCTGCTCAAACCGAGCACGCCTGGCTGGCGGCGGTGGTGAACTCACCGGCCTGGAACGGGCTAACAGCCTGCCGGACCTCTTTGCGGGGCAGCAGGAGCGGCCCAAGCCCGCCGTGCACAAACGCTCGCACTCCTTGCGCAAGAAGATCAAGAAGATCCTGCCGGGGCACCACGACAGCAACACGCTCAACGTCACCAACTCCGGCAGTCCCTTCGCCGTCATCGCTCGCTGTGTGTCCACCCCGGCCCTTCCCGGGGGCCTCAAGTCTCCCCCTGCCCTGAAGAGACCCGTCAGCACCGACAGCATCCCGCGGGTGGAGGTGACGATTCCCTACGACGAGGACACGCACGCCGCCACCATGTTGGAGTACCCTATGTGTTCCCGGCGGCGGATTCGTCGCGCCCAGCCTCCACACTACCCCATAGACAACAGGGACCCCGTGGCTGTGACTCGTTGATATATCTCACAAATTAGGGGAATTTTGGGTAGAGGGTGATATATAGATTTATCGTACGTTATGATTTGTATTTTTGAGGCGCTGCGACTTTTGATTTATTGGTTGTGTTTGGAAATCAGGAAGTGCAGCGCCATGTGTCGTGGGTCTGACATTGGATGTGAGACTACGTGGCACATATCTGACGAAAGAGAGACCAGGTGTTATGTATGCTCTGTTgtgatctcttttttttctggacACTGTCACAGAGAAACCAGGGAGCTCTGCAGCTAAGTACTGTGGTCATAAGACCGTGGGTATGGCTTCCAAATAACAAACCTGGTCTATCTTCATCAAGATTTGCGATTTGCCATTTGCACAATTTTCACCTACGGAAAAGCAGGGAGTACTATGGACTGTGGATATAGATAAACAATTACGCGTCCAATATGCACTTTTGGGTGATTATGACTTTGCGGAGCATATAATTATGGGCTAACTTGGAAACCGGAGAGTAACGCAGAAAATCTCACACATCTCTTGTGATCACCAGGCACCTTGTTTGGATAAACACAGAATGGCAATGTGCATCGAAATCCTAACATTGTGAAACACAAGGGCTTCAATTGTATGATTTCATGCAAAATCGAAGAACGCTGCACTCCTAACATTTACCTTCTGTCCTGGTAAGACTAAATCTGGTCTGACTCAGTGAATGGGCAAAGTGTCATTCAACCCACTTGCGATTCGTAGTCATAAAACAATGTAGCAGAGATTGGTTGTTCTGTTCGAACAACGGTGGGCAGAGTGCGATTTATCATAGCTAAGAACAGCTATATTGTATAGCTCTAAATCGCAGCAGTATCAGACATAGAGACTCTGTCTTTGGAAAGATGCCATTTATCCTGCCTTTTGATTCACGTCTGTGGGAAACTCTCTCCGTGGCTCCTGGATCCACTGGGAATTCGAATATAGAAGTAAGGTGCCGTACGTGATATTCGTTATCTTCAGACAGAACGGCAGTGAATCGTCCATCTCAAGCAAATCTGGGCCAAGATGGTTGCGATTACGAGGCACCTGGAATATAAACCGTTGCGGTGATGTGTGTTTCTAGGTTGTCGTTTGCATCGATCATGGCAACTGTTGGACATAAGGGAAAACCGAGACACACAGATGAAGAGAGACAACGTGGCTGTGTGATTTGTTGACCAGACTGAATAGCTGGATACAGAAACATTTTGTTATCCAGATTCCTGACTAAAACGTCAGGACTGTAAGTCGTCTATCAAGAGATCCTGATCATTGGGGTCATTGAACTggttaaatgttgagatatctTTGTCCCTTGTCAGCCCGGAAGGATGGGGAAGAGTGCCCCTTCCACGTTGAAGCTCTACCTGAGACATCTGCAAGAAAACTGCTCATAAATTATCTACTCATCGCATGAGTCGGTGCATAGCTGCATGATCATCCTTCTGACACTCACACCCAAGCTCTACGTCTACGTGTACAAGCAGAGTGCTCCTTATAATGTGAACGTTATGCTAAACACTGCAGACTCTATACCTCGAGTCATTGCCTCCAAGGTTAAACGCCATACGCGTGGGATAACTTTAGATCAAAGGGGGTTAAAAGCGCAGCTGCTTGAAGCACGATCAAACCTTGCAGATCTTCTTTAAGTCAGTAGAAGTTTCTTTTAAGCGCGTGGGATAACTGCACATCACAGGATACTGAAAGTGCAGCTGTTACAGGCCAGGCCAGACCTTGCCGTCAGCAGAAGTCTTCTCTAAACCGCCTCTCTCTGGTTTGCAGCGCCAATATTGTGACTACCGTGCGACAACACTCTACCCGCAATGTCAACCAGTTCGCTAAAATACTATGGGTCACAGCGTCTGAGTCTGTGTGCTTATGCCTAAATCTCAGTGCTCATAAACCTGCGGATTGTTATGGAAATCGGGAGGTAACCAATCCCAGATCGATCACGGTTATCGGTCCGTTGGGCGCCTCGCCTGCAATTAATGTGCCAAAGATGAATTCTCTGTAGCGGAGGTCTAGCCGGGTTGAGTCGTTACACGAGAGATGTGAAGTGTGCGAGTGTGTATAGCAAGCGAGCGGTCTGGGGTGGTATCGGCGAGAAAGTGTCCAACGGTGTGGGAACCAAACGCTGGCTGGGATTGTTTGAAATTGAGTTTAGCTGCAGCAGTGTACCAAAAAACAGATGACACGgggttgaagaaaaaaataccgGTTCACGTTCTTCGTACCGGTTGGAACCGGTATTCTTCCTGCTTTTCTGTAGCGATCAATGGAAACACGCGAATACATTATGGCTACGAGTGTCCCATAATCCCATTTAAGCGCGTATTCTCCACTGCCGGGGACATTTTGATAGATAAAAGCAGAACATATGGACCGCCTCATTTTttcaagaaacaacaagtcgcgtaaggcgaaaatacaacatttagtcaagctcagtcgaactcacagaatgaaactgaacgcattgcattttttctgcaagaccgtacactcgtagcatcgtctgtccaccgctggtggcaaaggcagtgaaattaacaatccagaaaagcgcggtagcggtagcgctgaggaggatagcacgcttttctatatctctattctttttaactctctgagtctgaacgtgttttaatccaaacatatcatatctatatgtttttggaatcaggaacggacaataaataagatgaaattgtttttaaatcgatttcggaatttaattttggatcgttttataacaaaataattttaattacaattttcagatttttaattaccaaagtcattaattacattttgagcctccaacctgaaatgcaataccaaagtccggcctttgtcgaagattgcttggccaaaatttcaatcaatttaagtgaaaaatgagggtgtgacagtgccgcctcaacttttacaaaatgccggatatgacgtcatcaaagacatttatcgaaaaaatgaaaaaaacgtctggggatatcatacccaggaactctcatgaaaaatttcataaagatcggtccagtagtttactctgaatcgctctacacacacacacacacacacacacacacacacacacacacacacacacacacacatacaccacgaccctcgtttcgattcccccctctatgttaaaacatttagtcaaaacttgactaaaattaatgtaaaaagcaaAGAAACATGAAGCAAGCAGTCTGGTGCTTTGTATGGCTACATTGAATTAATGGAAAACTACCTACTCAGAATCTCATGCTAAAATTACGGTATACGATAAATCGATATGAAACCGGTATGTGAATGCTTATCTGTGCACAGCTGAAATTTCAGCCAATCCGTAACAGTACTTGGGTCCCACCCATTAAGCCACGTTCTCGTTCACCTCCCCTCCCATGGTTTCGGGAACAAGCAGGGGTTCAATATCCATGCACAGTGtttcttaacttttttttaaaatttccaATTGCCAAGTTCTGCCATTCACGATTTTAGGCCTACATGTTTGAGTCGTTGGCGATTGCTGCATGCACTCTGAGGACTAGATTCCGGACAAATGTCGGTTTGGTGTTGtgttaataattataaaaataATTGCTAAGGTTACCATCACATTTGCGATCTCATTTTGATCTGTGCGTTTCCCTTTTTTTCTGTCCTGGTTTGTGGATTTGTTTTCCTTGTTCCTAGATCCTTTGATGTAgcatactttttatatttagtcaagttttgactaaatattttaacatcgagggggaatcgaaacgagggtcgtggtgtatgtgcgtatgtgtgtgcgtgcgtgcgtgtgtgtgtgtgtgtgtgtgtgtgtgtgtgtgtgtgtgtgtgtgtgtgtgtgtgtgtatgtgtgtgtgcgtgcgtgcgtgtgtgtgtgtagagcgattcagagtaaactactggaccgatctttatgaaatttgacatgagagttcctgggtatgatatccctggacgttttcttctttttttcgataaatgtctttgatgacgtcatatccggctttttgtaaaagttgaggcggcactgtcacaccctcatttttcaatcaaattgattgaaattttggccaagcaatcttcgacgaaggccgaacttcggtattgcatttcagcttggtggcttaaaaattaattgatgactttggtcattaaaaatctgaaaattgtaaaaaaaaaaggattttttatgaaacgatccaaatttacgttcatcttatttttcatcattttctgattccaaaaacatataaatatgttatatttggattaaaaacaagctctgaaaattaaaaaaaattaaaaattatgatcaaaattaaatttttgaaatcaatttaaaaacaatttcatcttattccttgtcggttcctgattccaaaaacatatagatatgatatgtttggattaaaaacacgctcagaaagttaaaacgaagagaggtacagtaaagcgtgctatgaagcacagcgcaaccgctaccgcgccaaacaggctcgtcactttcactgccttttgcactagcggcggactacgttcaatttcattctgtgagttccacagcttgactaaatgtagtaatttcgccttacgcgacttgttttaatatttAGTTGTGATTTGCATGTCGTTCTGTTCTTTCCAGATTCCTGTCTCCCGTTCCCATCTGTTGGTCTTTCCTCCGAATGAATATTTTTGTCCATGTTTATTAATTTTGTTGCTGTCAACTAGTGTTATTTTTGTCTTCAACTTTTCCTTTTCGCTGTTTGTTGCTTGTATGTTTGCCATTGTCACAAGGGATGCACAATCGCCATTTTTCTCATCTGCAACAGTTTGACAAGATAACATTTTGACATGTTTTGTTAAAAATATGCATGTGGTTgtgaaataaaacaaactttGTCTCAAAGAAACAGGACTTTCACGCACATCCACACCCTTTGTCGCGGTCAGTAAATAAAAATCAATAAATATCTTGCATTCTAAATGAACGACTGATACTTTGCAATGCAATGTGTGACGGTGTCATGTTTATTAACATCTTGATTCGGATCTCATATGTTcaggtggtgttgttgttgttgttttgtttttcttgaggAGGTTGAGCCTCGATGTGCGAGGTGTTCAGAACAGTTCAGAacaaggtacagtggaacccacgtTTAAGACTCCAAcctacacccccacccccacccccacccctacccccctcCTCGATTTCAGACTCCACGCTTTTAAAaccttgctttttttttttttttttttttgtggtgttCATAACGTTTGTAAATttccctcaattttcaaggacCCTTTTTTCAAGACACGATTTTCTCAGAATTGTGAGGgattttggaggggggggggggggggtccactgtactgGAAAGAAAGCAGCTCTTTATTCTAAATGTTACTTTCGTCCGAATTCTTCTACATGTAAATTTTCTTGATTGTGTGTATTAGATCTATATGTTTCGCAAATATTGTCTGTcgtaaatgtttttgttttgttttgtttgtttttatctgGAATgtaggttgttgttttttcttctaaatTTGACCAAAACATCTATATATTGCATCGTATTACGAAGGGAGCAATTGTTGCAGATAGATACCTGTTAAATAATGCTTTTGTTCATGTCTTTTTCGACAGATTATGTGAAGACAAATCACTGCATGATATTCTTTTTTGATCACAGAACAACTATGCTCCCAAGTGAAAATATTAAGTTTCCTTTATCACATTATTTATTTCAGATTTCTCATCTTTTTATCCCCTCCAGCTACCAACAAATGAAACTTCGCATACGAAGAGAAAATATGAGTGCTGTATTTTTTTTCCATGGTTGGCCGGCTTGCACAATTCTAACGGGTCTTCTTTGTTAGAAGGAATCAACTTTTCGAGttaaattaatttattttaaaggAATTCGTTATGTTTATTAAAATTGCCCTCATTCGAGCTTTCAAAATGCTAAACTATACCGGAAAATGAATGTTATGACACGGATGTCTAAATTACTGGTTTTTCAAAGGTTTACTTCTCCTTTTGTTGAGGAAATCATTATtctatttgtatttttgtagTTGCGGCTACCCTCAAACCAATGCCTGACCAATGATCTGAGCAATCAAGATTTTGCAATGATCAAATTTTAGCATGACTGTTTAGTTTTCCGTTCCCTGAGAACGAAAATCTTCCACATCCAAAGAACATCTTTTCCTTTACTTGTCGCGGCTATGATTCAATGTGTGTATGCACTGTTATGTTCGTGTGCGTTCGTGTTTTCATGATATTGTAAATAGTCTATTTTAATGGTTGTACTAGTTTGCGCGACAGGCAAAGAGTGCACACTAATAAAACGTCGATTTTCTTGTCCTCCTTTATGCTAATGGACAGAATATACCTGTGCAGTTTCAgcagcacagacgacgcacggcctattatttatgtcgcgatagggattatgacgagtacttggcctgttttcctttcatgcaacgtgtaacGGGCTGGGATagtctgcagtgcgtcgtcggtcctgctgaagttacataggtgagcggagcccctaaagATTGTGAACAGTCTGTAAAAGGCTTACTAAGCTGTTGAACCTAAAGCCGCAgggttgaaggggggggggggggtaggggtagggGAGGCGTGCACTTTGGTGTGCTGGCATGCCTGCTATAGAAAGAagagagcaacaacaacatacaagTTATCTGTGATGCAAATTGAAATCTACgtgttcaaaaatatatagcggactttatttgtttgtctgttgttgtttctcACTGTGTCTTACACTCATGTCATGCCCTGTACCCATAATGCTTCCACCATCCATCTTGTTCCTCTTTATGACGTATTTCCGGTTGCTGTGTACAATGCACAGTGCGTGTTTGTGCTTGCATTATTTCCCTTTTACTGTCCTCAGGTACCCAGGATTTAAACAAATATAAGCTATTCAAAATCAATTCCCATGACAAAATGTAAGCGTGCATCTATTTTCTGCACATGGTTTTCGCTTGCGAGAGCGTTGGTTTTACTGTTTTAAACAGCTATATTTGCTATATTAGCACTTAGGAACTACGACCTAACGGCTGAGAAAATGATCAATTGATGTTCTTCTCGTTAATTAACGTGGGAAAGGTAGATTTTAAAATGTTCCGTTCATCTTTTCTTTGTGCATTTTcatataaaaatttttttatgtctgtgtatattttttcatttcttctGACTTTCAGCAGTTTCCTTCCTCTGATACATGTATCTTTCTAAATGTTT
It encodes the following:
- the LOC138952554 gene encoding uncharacterized protein encodes the protein MESDEDDSVCVESSYCYEDLTFLEACLEGDLDAIQSIVEENPTEEEINERDRSGRTGISHLCSSGLAPAVDILSEVPEIDVNIPDKEGNTPLIFAAQAGHTDVVRVMLQEFKGIRIDQANRLGFTALMKAAIQGRTDAARLLLYAGADPKLRDPGRKLCAEEWARYCGRKDCADAIAKFSNTKRFCSNRARLAGGGGELTGLERANSLPDLFAGQQERPKPAVHKRSHSLRKKIKKILPGHHDSNTLNVTNSGSPFAVIARCVSTPALPGGLKSPPALKRPVSTDSIPRVEVTIPYDEDTHAATMLEYPMCSRRRIRRAQPPHYPIDNRDPVAVTR